The genomic region CCAGCACATTCACACTTTTTTCAACTACTAAGCATATAAGCCAATAAATAATCGCAGAATCGATATAAACCTCAAAAAACTTCAGCCCTCTTGCTCCGATTATTTTTGCCTGTCCCATTATTTCTACTACTGCGATTATAAAGGCCAGTGAGGTATCTTTAAGCAAGCCTATAAATGTATTTCCAAAGTTGGGCAGCGCTATGGCAAGTGCCTGTGGCAGTACTATCCTTCTCATGGCCTGCAGCGTGCTCATGCCGATAGAATAGGCGGCTTCCATCTGGCCTCTGTCAACGGCTTGTATGGCGGCACGGATCGTTTCAGCTAGGTACGCTCCGACATTCAAAGAGAAAGATATATATACGAACACGATAGCCGGAATATTGCTTACATCGACATTCCAGTTATAATTTGTATGCATAAAATCGAGGACCTTCGGGATCCCGTAATATGCAAGATACATTTGTACCAGAAGCGGTGTGCCTCTGGTAAAAGAGATATATATTGCCGAAAACCATTTTAAAATGGGAATCTTGTATATTTTTATAAGCGCAGTGATAAGGCCGATGATAAGGCCTAATACCATAGAAACGGCTGCTATCGCCAGTGTAACAGGAGCATACCGGATAATTTCCGGGAAAGATTTTGCCATATAATTCAAATCTAACAAGCTCATTTAAATACCACCTTCCAATGCCTAAAATAGATATAAAGTACACACTGCTACAGTGTGTACTTTAACCATTATTACCGTATTACTGCTTTGTATAATCTTCCCCGAACCACTTCATTGAAATTTTTGACAGCGTCCCATCGGATTTGATACTTTCAAGCGCCGTGTCAACTTTATTTTTCAGGGCGTCTCCATCCGCTCCCTTTCTGAAAACAAAATAAGAAGGCGTAACCTTTACAGGTTTTCCGACTGTCTTTATTTTTAGTCCGAGTTTTTTAATATTATCTTCGGCAATTATTCTTTCATTCAATGTCGCATCGATTCTTCCCGCCTCAATATCCTGAAGTATGGTAGTGACATTGCCTTCATAGTATTTGATTTTCAGGGCATTATTGTTTTTCTTGTTATATTCTTCAAAGGTTTTAGAAAATGAGGTCCCGATCGACACCCCAACCTTCAAACCCTTTAAGTCATCTAATCCATTGATGGTTTTATTATTATCTTTTTTAACTATTATGTGTGCGGCTGATATGAAATAGCTGTTATTTGAGAAAGAATATTTTTTCTCCCTTTCTGAGTCTTTGGAAATTTGGTCTGCAATCATATCATATTTCTTGGATTCAAGTCCCAAAAACATACTATCCCAGGGCGTTGGAAGAAATTCGAAATCTATATCGTCAATGCGCTTATCTATTTCTTTTACGACATCTATATCATAGCCTGTGAGCTGACCATTTTCATCCTTATATGTGAAAGGATTATATGTTCCCTCCGTACCTACAAGCACCTTTTTTGCTGTATTTCCACCATCGGTTTCGGTCTGCGAATTATCAGCCACTTTTTTCTGTGATGTACAACCCGTGAAAATCATACTTATAATTAATAATGCTGACAGTATTTTTGCCATTTTCATGAATTACCCACTCCTTTATTTGATTTTAAATCCATTTATATTACTGTCTGCATAAATCAAAAGTATAAGCATCCCTTTGCCGTTTTTATCCAACGGAAAAGTCTGCTGCCTAACTTATGAAAATCCTTTTTTAAATCAAGAACGCTTTTCTGCATAGGATTTTATGGATTTGCTTTTGTATTTTTATTTGCTGTGTATGAATTAAAAAAGCTGTAGAGAAGTCTCTACAGCTTTTATT from Clostridiales bacterium harbors:
- a CDS encoding transporter substrate-binding domain-containing protein translates to MKMAKILSALLIISMIFTGCTSQKKVADNSQTETDGGNTAKKVLVGTEGTYNPFTYKDENGQLTGYDIDVVKEIDKRIDDIDFEFLPTPWDSMFLGLESKKYDMIADQISKDSEREKKYSFSNNSYFISAAHIIVKKDNNKTINGLDDLKGLKVGVSIGTSFSKTFEEYNKKNNNALKIKYYEGNVTTILQDIEAGRIDATLNERIIAEDNIKKLGLKIKTVGKPVKVTPSYFVFRKGADGDALKNKVDTALESIKSDGTLSKISMKWFGEDYTKQ
- a CDS encoding amino acid ABC transporter permease, yielding MSLLDLNYMAKSFPEIIRYAPVTLAIAAVSMVLGLIIGLITALIKIYKIPILKWFSAIYISFTRGTPLLVQMYLAYYGIPKVLDFMHTNYNWNVDVSNIPAIVFVYISFSLNVGAYLAETIRAAIQAVDRGQMEAAYSIGMSTLQAMRRIVLPQALAIALPNFGNTFIGLLKDTSLAFIIAVVEIMGQAKIIGARGLKFFEVYIDSAIIYWLICLVVEKSVNVLEKRVRKYQGGIAR